A stretch of Caenorhabditis elegans chromosome IV DNA encodes these proteins:
- the Y54G2A.40 gene encoding RING-type domain-containing protein (Confirmed by transcript evidence) — protein MFHLASLICSGCEDGETNQFYDNLEKRQCYCSCQHSLCTQCFNKYKNCPICAKPLVRTENYAARQIYEQFKENPMIVFNKWWCSIQNTDAPEMCPSCHVDRRKFHWCIECEMKLENSEAKFRRARIFPRTDLQKQLCKISGVRFGFAIFASRVICSDCVLQDHDGHHIVSVKNLYAAMMNDKSITGSATQVATQFLWSEIAERSGKCLLRTMRLKRACLKLFWTARAPSYNIFSVDQSKFFEPLVQMSDDYIDRVRKNVEHQFVCANSPWKNCNCTQIMRKMQELALKNQIEKRYVEIVSELELQEITECPLKMERVQDLLDKSNKMSRMQLHKLYTVFCWNYYRTDTYELFNETDRKPLICSQCKVSTCFECYNRLYNECGFCECSIMAVFLKYKDDVEARTNHEALELLKFYKENCIEVLEEWWASDAFQLGFCLSCSSYSEDLEICVYCELVLRRSVLRTDAESPDNFKKGMKIRFNYKWLGGLPLRWQCSDCVDRLFKEDQGAWKQGCNHFLQRRSPIKITKEYAEHNCKATVIRLKEIKNYGFALKSATFRLVFKILRAGIEEKGHFRNGISQTYWLLYSRIQYFLRNSLNGRKSVEMEELKVNISRLIGELKAHSYRNE, from the exons ATGTTTCATTTAGCCTCTCTGATTTGTAGTGGATGTGAAGACGGAGAAACTAATCAGTTTTATG ATAACCTCGAAAAACGTCAGTGCTATTGTAGTTGCCAACATTCTCTGTGCACGCAATGCTTcaacaaatacaaaaattgcccaatttGTGCAAAACCTCTCGTTCGAACCGAAAACTATGCAGCCAGACAAATTTATGAGCAATTTAAGGAAAATCCGATGATTGTGTTCAACAAGTGGTGGTGTTCTATTCAAAAT acagatGCTCCTGAAATGTGCCCGTCGTGTCATGTGGACCGGCGGAAATTTCATTGGTGTATTGAATGTGagatgaaattggaaaatagtgAAGCAAAGTTTAGAAGAGCAAGAATAT TTCCACGTACCGACTTGCAAAAACAGCTGTGCAAAATCTCTGGCGTACGATTCGGCTTCGCAATTTTTGCCAGCCGAGTGATTTGTTCGGACTGTGTTCTTCAGGACCACGACGGACATCATATTGTAtccgtaaaaaatttatatgctGCAATGATGAATGATAAAAGCATTACTGGAAGCGCGACTCAGGTGGCTACTCAATTCCTATGGTCAGAAATTGCGGAGAGAAGTGGGAAATGTTTGCTGCGAACGATGAGATTGAAGAGAGCCTGCCTGAAGCTATTCTGGACTGCACGGGCTCCAAGCTACAATATATTTTCGGTCGACCAGTCAAAATTCTTCGAGCCATTGGTCCAAATGTCAGACGACTATATCGACAGAGTTCGGAAAAACGTTGAACACCAATTTGTTTGTGCGAATTCGCCTTGGAAGAATTGCAATTGCACACAAATAATGAGGAAAATGCAAGAACTAGCCTTGAAAAATCAGATTGAAAAGCGATATGTAGAAATTGTAAGTGAACTGGAGCTTCAGGAGATCACAGAATGCCCACTCAAAATGGAACGGGTTCAGGATTTGTTGGATAAGTCGAATAAG ATGTCAAGAATGCAACTACACAAACTTTACACAGTTTTCTGCTGGAATTACTATAGAACGGATACTTATGAACTATTTA acgAAACCGACAGGAAACCATTAATTTGCTCCCAGTGCAAAGTGTCAACTTGTTTCGAGTGTTACAACCGATTATATAACGAGTGCGGGTTTTGCGAATGTTCTATTATGGCT gtatttctaaaatataaaGATGATGTAGAGGCAAGAACCAACCACGAGGCTTTGGAGTTGTTAAAGTTTTATAAAGAAAACTGTATTGAGGTTTTAGAGGAGTGGTGGGCAAGTGAC gcatttcAACTTGGCTTCTGTCTTAGCTGCTCCTCGTACTCGGAAGACCTCGAGATTTGCGTCTACTGTGAGCTTGTTCTTCGGCGAAGTGTACTGAGAACTGACGCTGAATCACCtgacaactttaaaaaaggaaTGAAAATCCGTTTTAATTACAAGTGGCTCGGCGGTCTCCCATTGCGATGGCAATGCTCAGACTGTGTAGATCGACTTTTCAAAGAAGATCAGGGTGCCTGGAAGCAAGGATGCAATCATTTCCTCCAACGACGCTCTCcaataaaaatcacaaaagaaTACGCCGAGCACAATTGCAAAGCGACTGTAATCCGGctcaaagaaatcaaaaattacggTTTTGCGTTGAAAAGTGCTACTTTTCGTTTAGTCTTCAAGATTCTCAGGGCAGGAATCGAAGAGAAAGGGCACTTTCGGAATGGCATTTCACAAACATATTGGCTCTTGTACTCTAGAATACAATATTTTCTGcgaaattctttaaatggGAGGAAATCCGTGGAAATGGAAGAGTTGAAGGTTAACATTTCTCGGTTGATTGGAGAATTGAAAGCTCACAGTTATCGGAATGAATAA
- the clec-80 gene encoding C-type lectin domain-containing protein (Confirmed by transcript evidence): MKNLILLTFSSFFAISHCQAQKCSDDSDNLINGRCYKLVTQQLTYSDARGFCHQADPGYTLATVLDKSTANVLSVLAHSVFNSSNGGQFWIGLSRNSTGSPWTWDDKSSFGWSNFGTQLGQNYVAQSSTNSKWGTFGSTDKNYFVCSYDPASVPTTAKPLSSVTCLIMYDTQSLGIDQNAINSYKAYFNFAHLVASKLNDKTMLTGYIDNYGYSAGLNDHQNYPTDDFFDLRGIPFPIDGTDDDIDLDLKDVDGSLAAASWTPPVTDQTCMIFISAAPEAEYGGTTIKSTYSSFGTVVGVLVGGATSIPGLSIDTNVIAAPALSDSDADAVVSKLLELLPTA; the protein is encoded by the exons atgaaaaatctcattttaCTTAccttttcctcatttttcgcTATTTCTCATTGTCAGGCACAAAAGTGCAGTGATGATTCGGACAATTTAATTAACGGAAG aTGCTACAAACTGGTGACTCAACAGCTCACCTACTCGGATGCTCGTGGCTTTTGCCACCAGGCGGACCCGGGGTACACTCTGGCTACGGTATTGGATAAGTCGACGGCTAATGTTTTGTCAG tccTCGCCCATTCCGTGTTCAACTCCAGCAACGGTGGGCAATTCTGGATTGGTTTGAGCAGAAATTCCACCGGGAGCCCATGGACATGGGATGACAAAAGTTCCTTCGGCTGGTCAAATTTCGGAACTCAACTAGGCCAAAACTATGTGGCACAGAGCAGTACGAACTCCAAATGGGGCACATTTGGTAGTACTGATAAGAATTATTTCGTTTGCAGTTATGACCCAGCTAGTGTGCCTACCACTGCGAAACCTT TATCTTCTGTAACATGTCTAATTATGTATGACACACAGTCTCTCGGAATTGATCAAAATGCAATTAATTCTTATAAAGCG TACTTCAACTTTGCCCATCTTGTCGCTAGCAAACTGAATGACAAGACAATGCTAACCGGCTACATTGACAATTACGGGTACTCTGCTGGGCTTAATGATCATCAAAACTACCCTactgatgatttttttgatttaagaGGAATTCCGTTCCCAATTGACGGCACTGACGATGATATCGATTTAGATCTGAAAGA TGTCGACGGATCTCTAGCAGCCGCTTCTTGGACCCCACCAGTCACAGATCAAACATGCATGATATTTATATCAGCTGC CCCAGAAGCCGAATACGGTGGTACCACAATCAAATCCACCTACTCCTCCTTTGGTACAGTAGTCGGAGTACTGGTTGGTGGAGCCACTTCAATTCCTGGGCTCTCAATTGACACAAATGTGATTGCTGCTCCAGCGTTGTCGGATTCGGACGCCGATGCTGTTGTGAGCAAGCTCCTGGAGCTGTTACCTACAGCTTaa
- the clec-82 gene encoding C-type lectin domain-containing protein (Confirmed by transcript evidence), whose translation MRTVLIFLLPLVAAVSAQRCLDNGDNLISGICYKMVNLQLSYNDALDWCHYKNPVVQSNLATIPDPSTANFLASYARTAFGVDSGQFWIGLRRNSSGGIPWWWDDGSSLRWTNFGTQLSHDYVAQSIVNAKWNTFLGTEKNFFVCSYNPNFITTEYPTTTDDTSCQPESPVTLLFAYSNDLDPDVLESTWGATDFGEYPNFAAYATVRFDLRVAEDIAYHTTIESANTYITSHPPDPTLGFTSTSVGSDSLSIVENFYKNQQLSVCGSVVLLLSKRNPNETEISQIVSLVRRHHGLVHAIMSVNPSGGSQPKALYNLVSKTNGVAAFEQDSEFSDFILHLPMFLTPYPLYCANPKVSGTNSTELPPLSVSSEDSYYTIMVVQDHYPSDSFQSSQLKWWPSGQQPFGFSLTKSDLIGNDANTWITLEATSYNMTLDYSYATTVPQAIQIRIFSGSPLDYWLPYCD comes from the exons ATGCGAACCGTCCTTATATTCTTACTACCTTTAGTGGCAGCTGTGTCGGCTCAAAGATGTCTTGATAATGGAGACAACCTGATCAGCGGGAT ATGCTACAAGATGGTGAATCTTCAGCTCTCGTACAATGATGCTCTTGACTGGTGTCACTACAAAAATCCGGTAGTGCAATCAAATTTGGCAACGATCCCTGATCCGTCTACAGCGAATTTTTTAGCAT CCTACGCCCGTACAGCCTTCGGAGTCGACTCTGGACAATTTTGGATTGGGTTGCGCCGAAATTCCTCTGGCGGAATCCCCTGGTGGTGGGACGACGGATCCTCGTTGAGATGGACAAATTTTGGTACCCAATTGAGTCATGACTATGTCGCTCAGAGCATAGTCAACGCGAAATGGAACACGTTTTTGGGCACCGAAAAGAACTTTTTCGTGTGTAGCTACAATCCGAACTTTATAACCACAGAGTACCCGACTACTACAG ATGACACGTCGTGCCAACCAGAAAGCCCGGTAACTCTGTTATTCGCCTACTCGAATGATTTGGATCCAGATGTTTTGGAATCCACCTGGGGAGCTACAGACTTTGGAGAGTATCCTAATTTTGCGGCTTATGCAACAGTGCGTTTCGATCTGAGAGTTGCAGAGGATATTGCGTATCACACGACCATTGA AAGTGCCAACACATACATCACCTCACACCCACCTGATCCAACGTTGGGATTTACTAGCACCTCTGTTGGAAGTGACTCGCTAAGTATTGTTGAG aatttctatAAGAATCAGCAATTGTCGGTGTGCGGTTCTGTGGTCCTGCTCCTCTCAAAACGGAATCCAAATGAGaccgaaatttctcaaatcgTGTCCCTTGTCCGCCGCCATCATGGACTGGTTCATGCCATTATGTCAGTTAATCCGTCCGGAGGGTCACAGCCAAAAGCGCTGTACAATTTGGTTTCGAAGACAAATGGAGTGGCGGCTTTCGAGCAAGACTCGGAGTTCTCTGAT ttcaTTCTTCATTTGCCAATGTTCTTGACTCCGTACCCGCTCTATTGTGCAAATCCAAAAGTCTCCGGCACCAACTCCACAGAGCTTCCGCCGTTGTCTGTTTCCAGTGAAGACAGTTATTATACTATCATGGTTGTTCAAGATCATT ATCCATCGGACAGTTTTCAATCTAGCCAGCTCAAGTGGTGGCCCTCAGGACAACAACCCTTCGGGTTCTCACTTACTAAATCGGAT ctgaTCGGAAACGATGCAAACACCTGGATAACTCTGGAAGCTACCTCATACAACATGACACTAGACTACTCCTACGCAACGACAGTCCCGCAAGCCATCCagatcagaattttcagtggaag CCCACTGGACTATTGGCTACCGTACTGCGACTAG
- the Y54G2A.49 gene encoding BLVR domain-containing protein (Confirmed by transcript evidence) produces MDQVMKSKAMEAELLKLIEELSDSEKKTKMKKKKRRKTKKHRKRRKKKPSRGSRKRREEDGPVDAPRKIPLDEKEQQIAKGLKVASAAYPTLDENVKSDWDPE; encoded by the exons ATGGATCAGGTGATGAAATCAAAGGCTATGGAAGCAGAGTTGTTGAAACTAATCGAAGAGCTTAGTGACTCGGAAAAGAAGActaaaatgaagaagaaaaaacggagaaaGACTAAAAAGCATCGGAAACGTAGAAAGAAGAAGCCAAGCCGAGGGTCAAGGAAAAGGAGAGAAGAAGACGGTCCAGTGGAT gctccACGAAAAATTCCACTCGacgaaaaagagcaacaaatcGCAAAAGGGCTGAAAGTGGCAAGTGCCGCTTATCCAACACTGGACGAAAATGTGAAATCAGATTGGGATCCGGAATGA
- the Y54G2A.48 gene encoding Ras-GAP domain-containing protein (Confirmed by transcript evidence): MAEAVVQKLKSEVEGSGMSPAVINGIFAIAMKYKPEEGTKPTTSEAMMKLFGLLGELEAFINTQSSSNQKVYYALLEKKRDEMIASIQKYF, from the exons ATGGCCGAGGCTGTTg tgcaaaagcTAAAATCCGAAGTTGAAGGCTCTGGAATGTCTCCGGCAGTGATTAACGGCATTTTTGCAATTGCAATGAAGTATAAACCTGAGGAAGGAACAAAACCAACAACAAGCGAGGCTATGATGAAATTATTCGGGTTGCTCGGCGAGCTAGAAGCATTTATCAACACGCAATCATCCTCCAATCAAAAAGTCTACTATGCTCTGCTGGAGAAAAAGCGGGACGAGATGATTGCTTCCATTCAGAAGTATTTCTAA
- the Y54G2A.7 gene encoding C-type lectin domain-containing protein (Confirmed by transcript evidence) yields the protein MKILPFVLIAIASAAKQCYDSEDRLISGMCYKLVNQQLSYDDALNWCHYSNPVAQSYLAMVADQTTASFLASYARTTFNINEGKFWIGLSRKSSTSPWSWDNGIPLQWTNFAAPLGQNYVAQSMVNTKWSTYTGTDKNFFACSYDPDGVLATTTQEVPTTTGAA from the exons ATGAAAATACTTCCGTTTGTTCTCATAGCCATTGCCAGCGCCGCAAAACAATGCTATGACAGTGAAGATCGGCTGATCAGTGGGAT GTGCTACAAACTGGTAAATCAACAGCTCTCCTATGACGATGCACTTAACTGGTGTCACTACAGCAACCCTGTGGCTCAATCCTACTTGGCAATGGTGGCGGATCAAACTACGGCTAGCTTTTTGGCAT cctACGCCCGCACCACGTTCAACATCAACGAGGGAAAATTCTGGATCGGCTTGTCCCGAAAGTCATCCACTAGTCCTTGGTCATGGGACAACGGAATTCCCCTGCAATGGACAAATTTCGCGGCACCTCTGGGACAAAACTACGTAGCGCAGAGCATGGTCAACACAAAATGGAGCACGTACACGGGCACTGACAAGAATTTCTTTGCGTGCAGCTATGACCCAGATGGTGTTCTTGCGACGACTACACAGGAAGTTCCAACGACTACAGGTGCTGCATAA
- the clec-83 gene encoding C-type lectin domain-containing protein (Confirmed by transcript evidence), whose amino-acid sequence MTLHWFSIALPLLLTTSVHSQCASGDNSIGDLCYVVVNQQLSYQDAVGYCHGISTSLAVVHTTLQANFLASTIRTKTGTSDSLFWIGLSRASSSSRFTWDDGSVMYWSNFDLNFPKDNNIVAESVINGKWRTLAGQQKLVFACSYNPNNVNPASTTPTYSTDASSSTYAPYSTYATDSSTAGYGSSATPYSTDSTTNTYGPTDSSASPYPTDSSTSSYPTDSSTSPYSTGSTTSYIF is encoded by the exons atgaCCCTACATTGGTTTTCTATTGCACTCCCGCTATTATTAACCACTTCGGTACATTCCCAATGTGCTTCAGGTGACAATAGCATTGGAGACTT GTGCTATGTAGTTGTGAATCAACAGTTGAGCTACCAAGATGCTGTCGGATATTGCCACGGAATCTCGACAAGCCTGGCGGTTGTTCATACTACACTTCAGGCCAACTTTTTGGCGT CCACTATCCGCACAAAAACCGGAACCAGCGACTCCCTGTTCTGGATCGGTTTGAGCCGAGCTTCATCCAGCTCCAGATTCACATGGGATGATGGATCCGTAATGTATTGGAGCAATTTTGACCTAAACTTCCCGAAAGACAATAATATTGTGGCGGAAAGCGTTATCAATGGAAAATGGAGAACTTTGGCTGGCCAGCAAAAGCTGGTGTTTGCTTGCAGCTATAATCCAAATAATGTCAATC CCGCTTCAACTACACCAACTTATTCAACTGACGCCTCATCTTCAACTTACGCACCATACTCTACTTACGCTACTGACTCTTCTACTGCTGGTTATGGCTCCTCGGCAACTCCTTATTCCACCGACTCTACTACCAACACCTATGGACCAACCGATTCCTCTGCATCTCCTTATCCAACCGATTCTTCGACTTCTTCCTACCCAACTGATTCATCAACTTCCCCATATTCCACCGGTTCGACTACTTCATACATTTTCTAA
- the pudl-1 gene encoding Up-regulated in Daf-2 domain-containing protein (Confirmed by transcript evidence) produces MATRRTASVDLENCTGSYFRLQVLHQYTNEGTDDSGLLDFKPGEKKRVFDSVQYYTGFFTTGCDNWKVDGIRLHEVTTDSKTVQAMIGGKAFVEGLPYKSGHGFGAQWKKHTLRAEDRDRATLIKVFQTEVQFISPSGVSTTTFDTVGQNVLGLGVQ; encoded by the coding sequence ATGGCCACACGTCGCACCGCCTCGGTTGATCTTGAAAACTGCACGGGATCCTACTTCCGTCTACAAGTCCTTCATCAATACACAAATGAAGGTACCGACGATTCCGGTCTTTTAGATTTCAAGCCAGGAGAGAAGAAGCGAGTTTTCGACAGCGTTCAGTATTATACCGGCTTCTTCACCACCGGCTGTGACAATTGGAAAGTGGACGGAATTCGGCTGCACGAAGTTACAACGGATTCAAAAACTGTCCAAGCAATGATTGGAGGAAAGGCGTTCGTCGAAGGATTGCCCTATAAGTCCGGACACGGATTTGGTGCGCAGTGGAAGAAGCACACTCTGAGAGCCGAGGACAGAGATAGAGCAACCCTGATCAAGGTGTTCCAGACCGAAGTGCAGTTTATTTCACCGAGTGGAGTGTCGACAACTACCTTTGACACTGTTGGCCAAAATGTGCTTGGACTTGGAGTTCAGTAG
- the Y54G2A.15 gene encoding SCP domain-containing protein (Partially confirmed by transcript evidence), which produces MKMFFRFTLLLFIAQCAFGGPTKLTEDEQFEFLKRANNLMQSKAKLDAYTWMNFDAELEAEILKMSCDELEKQRGIRFFESKLVNHEITSRTGETGIACIKSDCMYTDLIPAVPIAHMCLYNRPVVTTTVPPSTTSGTDNIASFFFGILIFGVLNLP; this is translated from the exons ATGAAGATGTTCTTCCGTTTCACTCTGCTGCTTTTCATAg CTCAATGTGCATTTGGCGGACCGACGAAACTTACTGAGGACGaacagtttgaatttttaaaacgagCCAATAATTTGATGCAAAGCAAAGCTAAACTCGACGCTTATACTTGGATG aatttcgaCGCCGAACTCGAggctgaaatattgaaaatgtcgTGCGATGAATTGGAAAAACAGCgaggaattcgatttttcgagtcAAAGTTGGTTAAT CATGAGATTACAAGTAGAACAGGAGAAACTGGAATTGCGTGCATCAAGAGTGATTGTATGTACACAGATCTCATACCAGCTGTGCCGATCGCTCATATGTGCCTTTACAATCGCCCAGT ggTCACAACAACCGTCCCACCATCAACGACTTCTGGAACTGACAATATTGCgagttttttctttggaattctcatttttggagttttgaacTTGCCTTGA
- the clec-84 gene encoding C-type lectin domain-containing protein (Confirmed by transcript evidence): MKFLLYVAAIIGLASGACFDNGDKEIQGMCFKLVPQMLTYQDARDWCHYKNPVTSSNLAYVPNQFTANFLASYARSAFGSNDGYFWIGLSRTSSNSPFTWDNGQPLGYTNFGTQLGQNYIAESIVNTKWNAFGASDKNFFVCSYDPAAPPTFSPLPTRMPETTMMPMPTTTG, from the exons ATGAAATTCTTGCTCTATGTGGCAGCCATCATCGGCTTGGCCAGCGGTGCGTGTTTTGACAATGGTGACAAGGAAATCCAGGGAATGTGCTTCAAACTTGTGCCGCAGATGCTTACATATCAGGATGCTCGGGATTGGTGTCACTATAAGAATCCGGTGACGTCATCAAACTTGGCCTATGTCCCGAATCAGTTTACCGCAAACTTCTTGGCAT CCTACGCCCGCAGTGCCTTCGGTTCAAATGACGGATACTTCTGGATAGGTCTGAGCCGCACCTCCTCCAACTCCCCATTCACATGGGACAACGGACAACCATTAGGCTACACAAACTTTGGTACCCAACTCGGACAAAATTATATCGCCGAGAGTATCGTAAACACTAAATGGAATGCTTTTGGTGCCAGTGACAAGAACTTCTTCGTCTGCAGTTATGATCCTGCGGCACCGCCGACCTTCTCCCCACTCCCTACTCGGATGCCAGAGACCACTATGATGCCAATGCCCACTACCACAGGTTAG
- the clec-82 gene encoding C-type lectin domain-containing protein (Confirmed by transcript evidence) — protein sequence MVNLQLSYNDALDWCHYKNPVVQSNLATIPDPSTANFLASYARTAFGVDSGQFWIGLRRNSSGGIPWWWDDGSSLRWTNFGTQLSHDYVAQSIVNAKWNTFLGTEKNFFVCSYNPNFITTEYPTTTDDTSCQPESPVTLLFAYSNDLDPDVLESTWGATDFGEYPNFAAYATVRFDLRVAEDIAYHTTIESANTYITSHPPDPTLGFTSTSVGSDSLSIVENFYKNQQLSVCGSVVLLLSKRNPNETEISQIVSLVRRHHGLVHAIMSVNPSGGSQPKALYNLVSKTNGVAAFEQDSEFSDFILHLPMFLTPYPLYCANPKVSGTNSTELPPLSVSSEDSYYTIMVVQDHYPSDSFQSSQLKWWPSGQQPFGFSLTKSDLIGNDANTWITLEATSYNMTLDYSYATTVPQAIQIRIFSGSPLDYWLPYCD from the exons ATGGTGAATCTTCAGCTCTCGTACAATGATGCTCTTGACTGGTGTCACTACAAAAATCCGGTAGTGCAATCAAATTTGGCAACGATCCCTGATCCGTCTACAGCGAATTTTTTAGCAT CCTACGCCCGTACAGCCTTCGGAGTCGACTCTGGACAATTTTGGATTGGGTTGCGCCGAAATTCCTCTGGCGGAATCCCCTGGTGGTGGGACGACGGATCCTCGTTGAGATGGACAAATTTTGGTACCCAATTGAGTCATGACTATGTCGCTCAGAGCATAGTCAACGCGAAATGGAACACGTTTTTGGGCACCGAAAAGAACTTTTTCGTGTGTAGCTACAATCCGAACTTTATAACCACAGAGTACCCGACTACTACAG ATGACACGTCGTGCCAACCAGAAAGCCCGGTAACTCTGTTATTCGCCTACTCGAATGATTTGGATCCAGATGTTTTGGAATCCACCTGGGGAGCTACAGACTTTGGAGAGTATCCTAATTTTGCGGCTTATGCAACAGTGCGTTTCGATCTGAGAGTTGCAGAGGATATTGCGTATCACACGACCATTGA AAGTGCCAACACATACATCACCTCACACCCACCTGATCCAACGTTGGGATTTACTAGCACCTCTGTTGGAAGTGACTCGCTAAGTATTGTTGAG aatttctatAAGAATCAGCAATTGTCGGTGTGCGGTTCTGTGGTCCTGCTCCTCTCAAAACGGAATCCAAATGAGaccgaaatttctcaaatcgTGTCCCTTGTCCGCCGCCATCATGGACTGGTTCATGCCATTATGTCAGTTAATCCGTCCGGAGGGTCACAGCCAAAAGCGCTGTACAATTTGGTTTCGAAGACAAATGGAGTGGCGGCTTTCGAGCAAGACTCGGAGTTCTCTGAT ttcaTTCTTCATTTGCCAATGTTCTTGACTCCGTACCCGCTCTATTGTGCAAATCCAAAAGTCTCCGGCACCAACTCCACAGAGCTTCCGCCGTTGTCTGTTTCCAGTGAAGACAGTTATTATACTATCATGGTTGTTCAAGATCATT ATCCATCGGACAGTTTTCAATCTAGCCAGCTCAAGTGGTGGCCCTCAGGACAACAACCCTTCGGGTTCTCACTTACTAAATCGGAT ctgaTCGGAAACGATGCAAACACCTGGATAACTCTGGAAGCTACCTCATACAACATGACACTAGACTACTCCTACGCAACGACAGTCCCGCAAGCCATCCagatcagaattttcagtggaag CCCACTGGACTATTGGCTACCGTACTGCGACTAG
- the pudl-2 gene encoding Up-regulated in Daf-2 domain-containing protein (Confirmed by transcript evidence) — MATRRTASVDLENCTGSYFRLQVLHQYTNEGTDDSGLLDFKPGERKRVFDSVQYYTGFFTTGCDNWKVDGFSLKEVSSGTAIMKIEGKMFIEGLPYKSGHGFGAQWKKHTLRAEDRDTTTLIKVFPKEVHFISPSGVSTTGFYTIGQNILGLGIGI, encoded by the coding sequence ATGGCCACACGTCGCACCGCCTCGGTTGATCTTGAAAACTGCACGGGATCCTATTTCCGTCTTCAGGTCCTTCATCAATACACAAATGAGGGTACCGACGATTCCGGTCTGTTAGATTTCAAGCCAGGCGAGAGGAAGCGAGTTTTCGACAGCGTTCAGTATTATACCGGCTTTTTCACCACCGGCTGTGACAATTGGAAAGTGGACGGGTTTTCTCTGAAAGAAGTTTCGTCTGGTACAGCCATAATGAAGATTGAAGGAAAGATGTTCATCGAAGGATTGCCCTATAAGTCCGGACATGGATTTGGTGCGCAGTGGAAGAAGCACACTCTGAGAGCCGAGGACAGAGATACAACCACTCTGATCAAGGTTTTCCCGAAAGAAGTGCATTTTATTTCGCCAAGTGGAGTGTCGACAACTGGTTTCTATACTATTGGTCAAAATATTCTTGGACTCGGTATTGGAATTTAG
- the clec-80 gene encoding C-type lectin domain-containing protein (Confirmed by transcript evidence) — MKQFLLILLFFTSLAAAQQCWDSSDRLINGRCYKLVNQQLSYQDARSWCRYQNSVVSYLATVSDQITASFLASYAVTAFGSNEGSFWIGLSRSSSTYKWDDGTPLGWTNFNYQNSQDYVAESVTNAKWTAYNSETELKFVCSYYPLMPTTNLASSTDAPRTTEASTYWTSETLTSSST; from the exons atgaaacaatttctactaattttactattttttactTCTTTAGCTGCTGCCCAACAGTGTTGGGATAGTTCAGATAGACTGATCAACGGGAG ATGCTATAAACTTGTCAACCAACAACTTTCCTACCAGGACGCCCGGTCCTGGTGTCGTTACCAGAATTCCGTGGTATCATATTTGGCAACTGTTTCGGATCAAATAACGGCGAGCTTTTTGGCAT cgtaCGCCGTCACCGCATTTGGCTCAAACGAGGGAAGCTTCTGGATTGGTCTAAGCCGCTCAAGTTCCACATACAAATGGGATGACGGAACTCCCCTAGGCTGGACCAAtttcaattatcaaaattctCAAGACTACGTGGCCGAAAGTGTGACGAATGCCAAATGGACCGCCTACAACAGTGAAACAGAACTGAAATTCGTGTGCTCCTACTATCCACTGATGCCAACCACTAACTTGGCGTCGTCTACAGATGCACCGCGTACTACAGAGGCATCTACTTATTGGACTTCCGAGACACTGACATCGTCGAGCACTTAA